One segment of Pan paniscus chromosome 20, NHGRI_mPanPan1-v2.0_pri, whole genome shotgun sequence DNA contains the following:
- the ZNF404 gene encoding LOW QUALITY PROTEIN: zinc finger protein 404 (The sequence of the model RefSeq protein was modified relative to this genomic sequence to represent the inferred CDS: inserted 2 bases in 1 codon), producing MAQVPLTFSYVAIDFSQEEWEYLNSDQRDLYRDVMLENYTNLVSLEFDFTTESDKLSSEKRNYEVNAYHQETWKRNKTFNLMRFIFRTDPQYTIEFGRQQRPKVGCFSQMIFKKHKSLPLHKRNNTREKSYECKEYKKGFRKYSHLTEHLRDHTGVRPYECNKCGKAFVVFQHFIRHRKIHTDLKPYECNGCEKAFRFYSQLIQHQIIHTGMKPYECKQCGKAFRRHSHLTEHQKIHVGLKPFECKECGETFRLYRHXCLHQKIHHGVKPYKCKECGKAFGHRSSLYQHKKIHSGEKPYKCEQCEKAFVRSYLLVEHHRSHTGEKPHECMECGKAFSRGSSLLKHKRIHSSEKLYDCKDCGKAFCRGSQLTQHQRIHTGEKPHECKECGKTFKLHSYLIQHQIIHTDLKPYECKQCGKAFSRVGDLKTHQSIHAGEKPYECKECGKTFRLNSQLIYHQTIHTGLKPYVCKECKKAFRSISGLSQHKRIHTGEKPYECKECDKAFNHSDRLAQHQTIHTGVKPQKCKECGKAFSHCYQLSQHQRFHHGERLLM from the exons ATGGCCCAG GTGCCATTGACATTCAGCTATGTTGCCATAGACTTCTCTCAGGAGGAGTGGGAATATTTAAACTCGGATCAGAGGGATTTGTACAGAGATGTGATGTTGGAGAATTATACTAACTTGGTCTCATTGG aaTTTGATTTCACAACTGAAAGCGACAAGTtatcttcagaaaaaagaaattatgaagtAAATGCGTACCATCAGGAgacatggaaaagaaataaaaccttcAACCTTATGAGGTTTATTTTCAGAACTGACCCACAGTACACAATTGAATTTGGGAGACAACAGAGACCTAAAGTGGGATGTTTTAGTCAAATGATATTCAAAAAACATAAATCCCTTCCTCTACATAAGAGAAATAACACAAGAGAGAAATCATATGAGTGTAAGGAATATAAGAAGGGCTTTAGAAAATATTCACACCTTACTGAACATCTGAGAGACCATACTGGTGTGAGACCCTATGAATGTAATAAATGTGGAAAAGCATTTGTAGTTTTCCAGCATTTTATTAGACATCGAAAAATCCACACTGATTTGAAACCCTATGAATGCAATGGATGTGAGAAGGCCTTTAGGTTTTATTCACAGCTTATTCAGCatcagataattcatactggtatgaaaccctatgaatgtaagcaaTGCGGGAAGGCTTTTAGACGTCATTCTCACCTTACAGAACATCAGAAAATTCATGTTGGCTTGAAACCctttgaatgtaaggaatgtggggaAACGTTTAGATTATATCGACA GTGTCTGCATCAGAAAATTCATCATGGTgtgaaaccctacaaatgtaaagaatgtggaaaGGCTTTTGGTCATCGTTCAAGTCTTTACcaacataagaaaattcattcTGGTGAGAAACCATATAAATGTGAACAATGTGAAAAGGCCTTTGTTCGCAGCTATCTACTTGTTGAACATCATAGAAGtcatactggtgagaaacctCATGAATGCATGGAATGTGGAAAGGCTTTTAGTAGGGGCTCAAGCCTTCttaaacataagagaattcatagtAGTGAGAAACTCTATGATTGTAAGGATTGCGGAAAGGCCTTTTGTAGAGGCTCTCAACTTACAcagcatcagagaattcatactggtgagAAGCCAcatgaatgtaaagaatgtgggaagACTTTTAAGCTTCATTCATATCTTATTCAACATCAGATAATTCATACTGATTTGAAGCCATATGAATGTAagcaatgtgggaaagccttcagtcgTGTTGGAGACCTTAAGACACATCAATCAATTCATGCtggggagaaaccctatgaatgtaaggaatgtggaaaaACCTTTAGACTTAATTCTCAACTAATTTATCATCAGACAATTCATACTGGTTTGAAACCCTATGTATGTAAAGAATGTAAGAAGGCCTTTCGTTCTATCTCAGGTCTTTCtcaacataagagaattcatactggtgaaaaaccctatgaatgtaaagaatgtgaTAAGGCCTTTAATCACAGTGATCGACTTGCTCAACATCAGACAATTCATACTGGTGTGaaaccacagaaatgcaaagaatGTGGTAAGGCCTTTAGTCATTGCTATCAACTTAGTCAACATCAAAGATTTCACCATGGTGAGAGACTCTTAATGTAA